One Gemmatimonadota bacterium DNA window includes the following coding sequences:
- a CDS encoding amidohydrolase family protein: MVFDFHTHFYTSAYLDEIERGGYQATLVRDADGHRLLKLDGDYSMIAPGHFDADHVIAHMDRHGVDRQLLSLSIPGLHVEEPDAGRRLARIVNEALAETVARHPGRLSALAVLPLQDPAASAAELRRAVESLNLRGGMLFSNINGLSLGAPEFHELYAEASALDLPLFVHPTTPHSHDVYAAYRLTPMAGFPFDTSVAALHLVFSGTMAAYPDLKVVLGNLGGTIPFLAGRIDQAYRSYPEAREQLDRPPSEYLKDMYYESAGMPDSGALRLAIDFAGIDRVMFGSDFPQQIADVDLGLRVIDELGLDEAARQRIVGRNAERLLKE, from the coding sequence TTGGTATTCGATTTCCACACTCATTTCTATACCTCCGCTTACCTCGACGAGATCGAACGGGGAGGATACCAGGCAACGCTGGTCAGGGACGCCGACGGCCATCGCCTTCTGAAGTTGGACGGCGATTACAGCATGATCGCGCCGGGCCATTTCGATGCGGATCACGTGATCGCGCATATGGACCGGCACGGCGTGGACCGGCAACTGCTCAGTCTCTCGATCCCCGGACTGCACGTCGAGGAACCGGATGCCGGCCGTCGCCTCGCCCGGATCGTGAACGAGGCCCTGGCCGAGACCGTGGCCCGCCATCCCGGCCGGCTGTCCGCCCTGGCGGTCCTTCCGCTGCAGGATCCGGCCGCTTCGGCGGCGGAACTGCGTCGCGCCGTGGAGTCGCTGAACCTGCGGGGCGGCATGCTATTCTCGAATATCAACGGCCTGTCGCTGGGTGCCCCGGAGTTTCATGAACTCTACGCGGAGGCTTCCGCCCTGGACCTGCCGCTCTTCGTACATCCCACCACGCCTCATTCCCATGACGTTTACGCGGCGTACCGGCTTACGCCCATGGCCGGGTTCCCTTTCGACACGTCGGTGGCCGCCCTGCACCTGGTATTCAGCGGAACCATGGCGGCTTACCCGGACCTGAAGGTCGTGCTGGGGAACCTCGGCGGCACCATCCCTTTTCTCGCGGGACGGATCGACCAGGCCTACCGTTCCTACCCCGAGGCTCGCGAGCAACTGGATCGGCCGCCGTCTGAGTACCTGAAGGACATGTACTACGAATCCGCGGGGATGCCGGACAGCGGAGCGCTTCGCCTGGCCATCGATTTCGCCGGTATCGATCGGGTGATGTTCGGTTCCGACTTCCCCCAGCAGATCGCCGACGTCGACCTGGGGTTGCGTGTCATTGATGAACTGGGGTTGGATGAAGCGGCCAGACAGCGCATCGTCGGCCGGAACGCGGAAAGACTTTTGAAGGAATAG
- a CDS encoding electron transfer flavoprotein subunit alpha/FixB family protein, protein MADGAASGAGSAHRDDRWRPRRGGQDPGRPVDGRKGHLGGKIERMASNLLVWIEQVDGQADPIAWQAMAAAGKVAGDLGGSLTAAVFGDGVDEIARQAVEAGANRVYTADEPLLARYRVEPYAKLLARILENEPPSVVLMGASTAGLELSAYVAALAGAGLAPDCTDLHVEGDQLMAVRPALVGNLVSTVTFRGTGHRFITVRRNIFQPADPDPSRTGEIIEVPAVLSEDEIPTRVASVETADGTVSLTEASIIVSGGRGVGGPEGFQPVRELADALGGALGASRAAVDAGWIPYAHQVGQTGKTVQPDLYIACGISGAIQHLAGMKNARVIVAINKDADVPLYKYAHYGIAGDLFSYLPAIAEEVRKRLGR, encoded by the coding sequence ATGGCGGACGGCGCTGCCTCCGGTGCGGGAAGCGCACATCGAGATGATCGATGGCGGCCCCGAAGAGGCGGCCAGGACCCTGGTAGACCGGTTGATGGAAGAAAAGGTCATTTAGGCGGGAAAATCGAACGGATGGCAAGCAACCTACTCGTATGGATTGAACAGGTGGACGGGCAGGCGGACCCGATCGCCTGGCAGGCGATGGCCGCCGCGGGGAAAGTCGCCGGTGATCTCGGCGGTTCCCTTACCGCCGCCGTGTTCGGTGACGGTGTCGACGAGATCGCCCGGCAGGCCGTCGAGGCCGGCGCGAACCGCGTGTATACCGCCGATGAACCTTTGCTGGCCCGCTACCGCGTGGAACCCTACGCGAAACTCCTGGCTCGGATCCTGGAGAACGAGCCGCCGTCCGTGGTTCTGATGGGGGCGAGTACGGCCGGCCTGGAGCTTTCGGCCTACGTCGCCGCCCTCGCCGGTGCGGGCCTGGCGCCGGACTGCACCGACCTGCATGTAGAAGGCGACCAATTGATGGCGGTCCGTCCCGCACTGGTCGGCAACCTGGTATCCACCGTGACGTTCAGGGGCACTGGGCATCGTTTCATCACGGTGCGGCGCAATATCTTCCAGCCGGCGGATCCCGACCCGTCCCGGACCGGGGAGATCATCGAGGTGCCTGCCGTGCTGTCCGAGGACGAGATCCCCACCCGCGTGGCGTCCGTGGAGACCGCGGACGGCACCGTCAGCCTGACCGAAGCAAGCATCATCGTATCGGGCGGACGCGGCGTGGGCGGACCGGAGGGTTTCCAACCCGTTCGCGAACTGGCGGACGCCCTGGGCGGCGCACTCGGCGCGAGCCGGGCCGCGGTGGACGCCGGGTGGATTCCCTATGCCCACCAGGTCGGCCAGACCGGGAAGACGGTACAGCCCGACCTGTACATCGCCTGTGGGATTTCCGGTGCGATACAGCACCTGGCGGGCATGAAAAACGCCCGCGTGATCGTGGCCATCAACAAGGACGCCGACGTGCCGCTGTACAAGTACGCCCATTACGGCATCGCAGGCGACCTCTTCAGTTACCTGCCCGCCATCGCGGAAGAAGTGAGGAAACGGCTGGGCCGGTAA
- the polA gene encoding DNA polymerase I has protein sequence MTEVQKTLFLLDGMALAYRGHFGLIRNPRMTSTGMNVSMVFAIANTILGILNKNRPTHIAAVFDTPEPTHRHEQYPEYKAQRDAMPEDLSIALPFLFRLIEGFNIPVIRVPGWEADDVIGTLAKQADEAGFTTFMVTPDKDYAQLVSEQSYICKPGNTGDNFETMGVAEVLEKWSIERVEQVIDVLGLMGDTSDNVPGVPGVGEKTAQKLIAQFGSVENLLENTHQLKGKQKERIEDNRDMAVLSKSLVTIERDVPLDITPDALTVKERREEDLKKLFVELEFNTLGKRLFGDDFSAAPRLTVAGTQEDLFGGDQLKTIADVEHDYRCVDTPEARAALIGELSRAPSFCFDMETTSLDPKTCEILGFAFSIKPHTGYYVPMPDGREEVLRVAEEFQFLFDDSGKELIGHNIKFDLSVLRWHGITVSCRIFDTMLAAYVTVPDLRRTMDYLSQALLGYTPISITTLIGEKGEEQGTLKDAPLEKVVEYAAEDADITLQLAKLLRPRIGEMNQDTVFTDIECPLVPALVEMEHEGVRMDVGQLEHLSRLLDEEIQRSSDRITELAGEPVDFNSAKQLGHILFDKLKIDPNAKRTAKTGQYSTAEAILRRLAPKHEIVEQILHYRMCTKLNSVYVSQLPHAVFSGTGRVHTSYEQAVIATGRIQSHGPNLQTIPVRTEMGRQIRKAFVPRDDDYLLMAADYSQIELRIAAELSRDEGMMETFIQHEDIHSATAMKIYDVDPDGVTDEMRRRAKTVNFGIIYGISAFGLAERLNIPRGQGQELIDQYFAKYPGTRKYMDETVKFAEENGFVETMTGRRRYLRDINSRNNTTKRAEERVAINSRIQGTAADLIKLAMTRIHNELKKRACRTRMLLQVHDELVFDLHKSEQDTVPGLIEECMRGALPMTVPIEVEIGIGANWLEAH, from the coding sequence ATGACTGAGGTGCAGAAGACCCTGTTCCTGCTGGACGGGATGGCGCTGGCCTATCGCGGTCATTTCGGGTTGATCCGTAATCCGAGGATGACCTCGACGGGGATGAACGTATCCATGGTGTTCGCCATCGCCAATACCATCCTCGGCATCCTGAACAAAAACAGGCCCACCCACATCGCCGCGGTGTTCGATACGCCCGAACCGACCCACCGCCACGAGCAGTATCCCGAGTACAAGGCGCAGCGGGACGCCATGCCCGAAGACCTGAGCATCGCGCTGCCCTTCCTGTTCCGGCTAATCGAAGGATTCAACATCCCGGTGATCCGCGTCCCGGGATGGGAGGCTGACGACGTGATCGGAACCCTGGCGAAGCAGGCCGACGAAGCGGGTTTCACCACCTTCATGGTCACGCCGGACAAGGACTACGCGCAACTCGTCTCCGAGCAGTCCTACATCTGCAAGCCCGGAAACACCGGGGACAACTTCGAAACCATGGGCGTGGCCGAAGTGCTGGAGAAATGGAGCATCGAGCGCGTCGAACAGGTGATCGACGTGCTCGGGCTCATGGGGGATACCAGCGACAACGTGCCCGGCGTCCCGGGGGTCGGCGAAAAGACCGCGCAGAAGCTCATCGCCCAGTTCGGATCCGTAGAGAACCTGCTGGAAAATACCCACCAGTTGAAGGGCAAGCAGAAGGAGCGCATCGAAGATAACCGGGACATGGCCGTGTTGTCGAAGAGCCTGGTCACCATCGAGCGGGACGTGCCGCTGGACATCACGCCAGACGCGTTGACCGTCAAGGAACGCCGGGAGGAGGACCTTAAGAAGCTGTTCGTCGAACTGGAATTCAATACCCTGGGCAAGCGGCTATTCGGGGACGATTTCTCGGCGGCCCCCCGGCTGACCGTCGCCGGCACCCAGGAAGACCTGTTCGGGGGCGACCAGCTGAAGACGATCGCGGACGTGGAGCACGACTACCGCTGCGTCGACACCCCGGAAGCCCGCGCGGCGCTCATCGGCGAACTCTCCCGCGCGCCGTCCTTCTGTTTCGACATGGAAACGACAAGCCTGGATCCCAAGACCTGCGAAATCCTGGGTTTCGCCTTCTCGATCAAGCCCCATACCGGCTACTACGTGCCCATGCCGGACGGACGGGAGGAGGTACTGCGGGTCGCCGAGGAATTCCAGTTCCTCTTCGACGACTCCGGTAAGGAGCTCATCGGGCACAACATCAAGTTCGACCTTTCCGTGCTGCGGTGGCACGGGATCACCGTGTCCTGCCGCATCTTCGACACGATGCTGGCTGCCTACGTGACCGTGCCGGACCTGCGCCGCACCATGGATTACCTCTCCCAGGCCCTCCTGGGATACACGCCGATTTCCATCACCACCCTCATCGGCGAGAAGGGCGAGGAACAGGGCACGCTGAAGGACGCGCCACTGGAGAAGGTCGTTGAGTACGCGGCCGAAGACGCCGATATCACCCTGCAACTGGCCAAGCTTCTGCGGCCCCGGATCGGCGAGATGAACCAGGATACCGTCTTCACGGACATCGAGTGCCCCCTGGTGCCCGCTCTCGTGGAAATGGAGCACGAAGGCGTGCGGATGGACGTGGGGCAGCTCGAGCACCTGTCCCGCCTGCTCGATGAAGAGATCCAGCGTTCCTCGGACCGGATCACCGAGCTGGCCGGAGAACCCGTGGATTTCAATTCGGCAAAACAGCTCGGGCACATCCTCTTCGACAAGCTGAAAATCGATCCCAACGCCAAGCGCACGGCCAAGACCGGCCAGTACTCGACGGCGGAAGCCATACTCCGCCGGCTCGCGCCCAAGCACGAGATCGTGGAGCAGATCCTCCACTACCGGATGTGCACCAAGCTGAATTCGGTGTACGTCAGTCAGTTGCCCCACGCCGTGTTTTCCGGTACGGGACGCGTGCATACCTCCTACGAGCAGGCCGTGATCGCCACCGGACGGATCCAGTCTCACGGGCCCAACCTGCAGACCATCCCGGTCCGAACGGAGATGGGCCGCCAGATCCGAAAGGCCTTCGTGCCGCGGGACGACGACTACCTCCTGATGGCCGCGGACTATTCCCAGATCGAACTGCGCATCGCGGCCGAGCTCAGCCGGGACGAGGGCATGATGGAGACCTTCATCCAGCACGAGGACATCCACTCGGCGACGGCCATGAAGATCTACGACGTGGACCCTGACGGGGTGACCGACGAGATGCGCAGGCGCGCCAAGACCGTCAATTTCGGCATCATCTACGGCATCTCCGCCTTCGGGCTGGCCGAACGGCTCAACATCCCGAGGGGTCAGGGGCAGGAGTTGATCGACCAGTACTTCGCGAAGTATCCGGGGACGCGCAAATACATGGACGAAACGGTCAAGTTCGCGGAGGAGAACGGATTCGTCGAGACCATGACGGGCCGGCGCCGGTACCTGCGGGACATCAATTCCCGGAACAACACCACCAAGCGCGCCGAGGAGCGCGTCGCCATCAATTCCCGCATCCAGGGCACGGCGGCCGACCTGATCAAGCTGGCCATGACGCGGATACACAACGAACTGAAGAAGCGGGCGTGCCGCACGCGGATGCTGCTGCAGGTGCATGACGAACTCGTCTTCGACCTGCACAAATCGGAACAGGACACCGTGCCCGGCCTGATCGAGGAATGCATGCGGGGCGCGCTGCCCATGACCGTGCCCATCGAAGTGGAAATCGGTATCGGCGCGAACTGGCTGGAAGCCCACTAG
- a CDS encoding electron transfer flavoprotein subunit beta/FixA family protein: MNIIALVKQTPDTAQLSASMDGLKLSTEGGPRIVNPWDEYTLETAIQAREEHGGKVTALCLGPPEAADALKTALAMGVDEAVLVSDPAMADSDSLTSARILVAAIRKIGAFDLIVGGRAAIDGNTAATAVQIAALLDVPLVSYVAELRNLDPSDQTLSAVRLLEKARETVTSRLPALITVVKEINEPRYPSLIGIRKAARAEIPVWRCEDLGLDAAGVGAGASGVEWRTALPPVREAHIEMIDGGPEEAARTLVDRLMEEKVI; this comes from the coding sequence TTGAATATCATCGCCCTGGTGAAGCAGACGCCCGATACGGCGCAGTTGTCCGCCTCCATGGACGGTCTCAAGCTGTCCACCGAGGGCGGACCCCGTATCGTCAACCCCTGGGACGAGTACACGCTGGAAACGGCCATACAGGCCCGGGAGGAGCACGGCGGCAAGGTGACCGCGCTGTGCCTGGGGCCTCCCGAAGCCGCCGACGCATTGAAGACCGCGCTGGCCATGGGCGTAGACGAAGCCGTCCTGGTTTCGGACCCGGCCATGGCGGATAGCGACAGCCTCACGTCGGCGCGTATCCTGGTCGCGGCCATCCGCAAAATCGGTGCCTTCGACCTGATCGTCGGGGGCCGGGCGGCGATCGACGGCAATACGGCCGCAACGGCCGTGCAGATCGCGGCCCTGCTCGATGTACCGCTCGTTTCCTATGTGGCGGAGCTCCGGAACCTGGATCCGTCCGACCAAACCCTCTCGGCGGTCAGATTGCTCGAGAAAGCGCGAGAGACGGTCACCAGCCGGCTTCCGGCCCTGATCACGGTCGTCAAGGAGATCAACGAACCCCGGTATCCGAGCCTCATCGGCATACGCAAGGCGGCCCGGGCTGAGATACCGGTGTGGCGTTGCGAGGATCTCGGTCTCGATGCCGCCGGCGTGGGCGCAGGGGCCTCGGGGGTCGAATGGCGGACGGCGCTGCCTCCGGTGCGGGAAGCGCACATCGAGATGATCGATGGCGGCCCCGAAGAGGCGGCCAGGACCCTGGTAGACCGGTTGATGGAAGAAAAGGTCATTTAG
- a CDS encoding aminotransferase class V-fold PLP-dependent enzyme codes for MLIDPSEFIGTEGITHLCTGGESPMLKTHEDAVHRFFEDKLLGEEGRRRLEVVSAGCKEKVGRLFGVQPDDIGFLTSTSEGINLLVYALDWRPGDNVVVADVEFPSDVLPWTLLKDHGVELRIVENNNWHTDLEDLDQAIDENTRVVNVSHVSYFTGQRLPLPKLAEIVHRKNALLCLDVTHSAGVVPVEAQYADFVVSSCYKWLMAVHGVGIFYWNRERVPELKPPFVGWHTPAYLPDWKDPSAYIPREDASRFTPGNETWIGVYILDNALDCLLGIGIDRIEEHVLHLSTRVWDGLSDLGWEVITPRSEAERAGNVCFTAADVNAVTHALEAQNVLIFGAYGGVGRARVSTHFYNTDRDVDRFLEVMREIPVTQPASRPGRDFRKAAGVTAESQG; via the coding sequence ATGCTTATCGATCCTTCCGAGTTCATTGGAACCGAGGGCATAACCCACCTGTGTACCGGCGGCGAATCGCCCATGCTGAAAACGCATGAAGACGCCGTCCACCGTTTCTTCGAGGACAAGCTCCTGGGAGAGGAAGGACGCAGGCGCCTCGAAGTGGTTTCCGCAGGATGCAAGGAAAAAGTCGGCCGCCTGTTCGGCGTCCAACCCGACGATATCGGTTTCCTGACCTCTACTTCCGAAGGCATCAACCTGCTGGTCTACGCGCTCGACTGGAGGCCCGGCGACAACGTAGTGGTGGCCGACGTGGAGTTCCCTTCGGACGTACTGCCGTGGACCCTGCTGAAGGACCACGGCGTGGAACTCCGGATTGTGGAAAACAATAACTGGCACACGGACTTGGAAGATCTTGATCAAGCGATAGATGAAAACACCAGGGTGGTCAATGTCAGTCATGTCAGTTATTTCACCGGCCAACGCCTTCCGCTTCCCAAGCTTGCCGAAATCGTGCATCGCAAGAACGCCCTGCTCTGTCTCGACGTTACCCATTCCGCGGGCGTCGTTCCGGTCGAAGCGCAATACGCGGACTTCGTCGTATCCAGCTGCTACAAATGGCTCATGGCCGTGCACGGCGTGGGTATATTCTACTGGAACCGGGAACGCGTGCCCGAACTGAAACCGCCCTTCGTGGGGTGGCATACGCCAGCCTACCTGCCCGACTGGAAGGATCCCTCCGCGTACATTCCCCGGGAGGATGCCAGCCGGTTCACGCCGGGTAACGAAACCTGGATCGGTGTGTACATCCTGGACAACGCCCTGGACTGCCTGCTGGGCATAGGGATCGACCGCATCGAGGAGCACGTGCTTCACCTGAGCACCCGCGTGTGGGATGGCCTGTCGGACCTGGGCTGGGAAGTCATCACGCCCCGGTCGGAAGCGGAAAGGGCAGGCAACGTCTGCTTCACCGCGGCGGACGTCAACGCGGTGACTCACGCCCTCGAAGCACAGAACGTGTTGATTTTCGGGGCTTACGGCGGCGTGGGAAGGGCCCGCGTGTCCACCCATTTCTACAATACGGACCGTGACGTGGACCGGTTCCTCGAAGTCATGCGGGAGATCCCGGTGACCCAGCCGGCGTCCAGGCCCGGCAGGGACTTCAGAAAAGCGGCCGGGGTAACGGCCGAAAGCCAGGGCTGA
- a CDS encoding butyryl-CoA dehydrogenase, with protein MEFELSEEHRMVERMVYDFARNEILPSIREHDRNGTFPHELLPKMAAQGFMGICLPVRYEGAGMDFISLGLLSEGLEWADSSVRETIAVHLGLHALPIFQWGTEEQKEQFLPPLATGENIACFGLTEPGAGSDVAAMGSRARKEGDTYLVSGEKMWITLSDVADRFLVFAKTNQEEGTRGITAFLLERGWEGLTTGTIKGKMGVRASNTGWINMDEVPVPESHRLGEEGEGFKIAMSCLDNARYTVAAGAVGLMKYCLEASVAYARQRRTFGQPIGDHQLVKQLIAQMKQRVDLGELAVRKVGWLKNRGMRNTRETSMAKWYCTESAFSTASDAVQVHGAYGYSDEYDVERHLRNSKSAVIYEGTSQIHQLMQADYEFGNRTDRPLRCEMPAYDPDYWQS; from the coding sequence ATGGAATTCGAGCTGAGCGAAGAACACCGGATGGTCGAGCGGATGGTCTACGATTTCGCCCGCAACGAGATCCTGCCGTCCATCAGGGAACATGACCGCAACGGCACTTTCCCCCACGAACTGCTGCCCAAAATGGCGGCGCAGGGATTCATGGGCATCTGCCTCCCGGTTCGCTACGAAGGGGCCGGCATGGACTTCATCTCCCTGGGTCTGCTTTCGGAAGGCCTGGAATGGGCCGACTCTTCCGTCCGGGAGACGATCGCGGTCCACCTGGGCCTGCACGCCCTGCCCATCTTCCAATGGGGCACGGAAGAACAGAAGGAACAGTTCCTGCCGCCCCTGGCCACCGGTGAAAACATTGCCTGCTTCGGACTGACCGAACCCGGCGCGGGTTCGGACGTGGCCGCCATGGGCAGCCGGGCCCGGAAGGAGGGCGACACCTACCTGGTCAGCGGCGAAAAGATGTGGATCACGCTGTCCGACGTGGCGGACCGCTTTCTCGTTTTCGCCAAGACGAACCAGGAGGAAGGCACGCGGGGCATCACCGCCTTCCTGCTTGAACGCGGGTGGGAAGGCCTGACCACCGGCACCATCAAGGGCAAGATGGGGGTGCGGGCCAGCAACACGGGCTGGATCAACATGGACGAGGTCCCCGTGCCGGAGTCCCACCGGCTGGGTGAAGAGGGCGAAGGATTCAAGATCGCCATGTCCTGTCTCGACAACGCCCGTTATACCGTCGCGGCGGGCGCCGTCGGCCTGATGAAGTACTGCCTGGAAGCTTCCGTGGCGTACGCCCGGCAGCGCCGGACCTTCGGCCAGCCCATCGGCGACCATCAACTCGTAAAGCAACTCATCGCCCAGATGAAGCAGCGCGTCGATCTGGGTGAACTGGCGGTGCGCAAGGTCGGATGGCTCAAAAACCGGGGCATGCGGAACACCCGGGAGACGAGCATGGCCAAGTGGTACTGCACGGAATCGGCCTTCTCCACGGCCAGCGACGCGGTACAGGTCCACGGTGCCTATGGATACTCCGATGAGTACGACGTGGAACGTCACCTGCGCAACAGCAAGAGCGCGGTCATCTACGAAGGCACGTCCCAGATCCACCAGCTCATGCAGGCGGACTACGAGTTCGGCAACCGGACGGACCGACCGCTCCGGTGCGAGATGCCCGCCTACGATCCGGATTACTGGCAAAGCTGA